The Elaeis guineensis isolate ETL-2024a chromosome 14, EG11, whole genome shotgun sequence genome has a segment encoding these proteins:
- the LOC105057492 gene encoding uncharacterized protein isoform X2: MEAAAVLRSFQGGVWTKQPSESFLEKPAVASVSNVALKVKPISGVLMVAQGWKRSFLPYLKASETNSALTSEVTSDRSSQEPLEESVQNSTFPNGFEALILEVCDETNIAEFKIKIGDFEMHLKRDIESPRAPSPSTHIVSPTTAPPIPSEPMNESGAAAQPAVSRKSPPAATSPFANISSAKALKLAALEASVSNAYVLISSPTVGTFQRGGTFKGKKQPPSCKERQLATEILSWLSCLPSMGSSELLDKPQTQFHGWFCHPCGLGFAISAFSIQLDRRLCNH, encoded by the exons ATGGAAGCTGCTGCCGTCCTCCGTTCCTTCCAAG GTGGTGTTTGGACAAAGCAACCTTCAGAGTCTTTCTTGGAAAAGCCTGCTGTGGCTTCTGTGTCTAATGTTGCACTGAAGGTAAAACCAATTTCTGGAGTTTTAATGGTAGCTCAGGGCTGGAAGAGGTCATTCCTGCCATATCTAAAAGCCTCAGAGACAAATTCGGCTCTGACATCTGAAG TTACTTCAGACAGGAGTTCACAAGAACCATTGGAGGAAAGTGTGCAGAATTCAACTTTTCCTAATGGGTTTGAG GCATTGATATTGGAAGTCTGTGACGAAACCAATATTGCAGAGTTTAAAATAAAG ATTGGTGACTTCGAAATGCATCTGAAAAGGGACATAGAAAGCCCCAGAGCTCCTAGTCCCAGTACTCATATTGTGTCACCTACAACAGCACCGCCAATTCCAAGTGAGCCAATGAATGAGTCAGGAGCTGCTGCCCAACCAGCTGTATCACGGAAATCCCCTCCTGCAGCTACCAGTCCATTTGCAAATATTTCTTCTGCAAAGGCATTAAAGCTAGCAGCTTTAGAGGCTTCTGTATCGAATGCATATGTTCTAATATCATCACCTACG GTTGGTACATTCCAAAGGGGAGGAACGTTTAAAGGAAAAAAGCAACCTCCAAGTTGTAAAGAG AGGCAGTTGGCTACGGAGATCCTCTCGTGGCTGTCTTGCCTGCCTTCCATGGGATCGAGTGAGTTGCTTGACAAGCCACAGACTCAATTTCACGGGTGGTTTTGTCATCCATGCGGCCTTGGATTTGCCATTTCTGCTTTCTCCATCCAGCTTGACCGACGGTTATGTAATCATTGA
- the LOC105057492 gene encoding uncharacterized protein isoform X1, protein MEAAAVLRSFQGGVWTKQPSESFLEKPAVASVSNVALKVKPISGVLMVAQGWKRSFLPYLKASETNSALTSEVTSDRSSQEPLEESVQNSTFPNGFEALILEVCDETNIAEFKIKIGDFEMHLKRDIESPRAPSPSTHIVSPTTAPPIPSEPMNESGAAAQPAVSRKSPPAATSPFANISSAKALKLAALEASVSNAYVLISSPTVGTFQRGGTFKGKKQPPSCKEGDIIKEGQIIGFLDQFGNELPVKSDVAGEVLKVLYQDGEAVGYGDPLVAVLPAFHGIE, encoded by the exons ATGGAAGCTGCTGCCGTCCTCCGTTCCTTCCAAG GTGGTGTTTGGACAAAGCAACCTTCAGAGTCTTTCTTGGAAAAGCCTGCTGTGGCTTCTGTGTCTAATGTTGCACTGAAGGTAAAACCAATTTCTGGAGTTTTAATGGTAGCTCAGGGCTGGAAGAGGTCATTCCTGCCATATCTAAAAGCCTCAGAGACAAATTCGGCTCTGACATCTGAAG TTACTTCAGACAGGAGTTCACAAGAACCATTGGAGGAAAGTGTGCAGAATTCAACTTTTCCTAATGGGTTTGAG GCATTGATATTGGAAGTCTGTGACGAAACCAATATTGCAGAGTTTAAAATAAAG ATTGGTGACTTCGAAATGCATCTGAAAAGGGACATAGAAAGCCCCAGAGCTCCTAGTCCCAGTACTCATATTGTGTCACCTACAACAGCACCGCCAATTCCAAGTGAGCCAATGAATGAGTCAGGAGCTGCTGCCCAACCAGCTGTATCACGGAAATCCCCTCCTGCAGCTACCAGTCCATTTGCAAATATTTCTTCTGCAAAGGCATTAAAGCTAGCAGCTTTAGAGGCTTCTGTATCGAATGCATATGTTCTAATATCATCACCTACG GTTGGTACATTCCAAAGGGGAGGAACGTTTAAAGGAAAAAAGCAACCTCCAAGTTGTAAAGAG ggtGACATAATTAAAGAAGGGCAAATCATTGGCTTCTTGGATCAGTTTGGCAATGAACTGCCTGTTAAA TCAGATGTAGCTGGGGAGGTCTTAAAGGTCCTCTACCAGGATGGAG AGGCAGTTGGCTACGGAGATCCTCTCGTGGCTGTCTTGCCTGCCTTCCATGGGATCGAGTGA
- the LOC105057492 gene encoding uncharacterized protein isoform X3 translates to MEAAAVLRSFQGGVWTKQPSESFLEKPAVASVSNVALKVKPISGVLMVAQGWKRSFLPYLKASETNSALTSEVTSDRSSQEPLEESVQNSTFPNGFEALILEVCDETNIAEFKIKIGDFEMHLKRDIESPRAPSPSTHIVSPTTAPPIPSEPMNESGAAAQPAVSRKSPPAATSPFANISSAKVGTFQRGGTFKGKKQPPSCKEGDIIKEGQIIGFLDQFGNELPVKSDVAGEVLKVLYQDGEAVGYGDPLVAVLPAFHGIE, encoded by the exons ATGGAAGCTGCTGCCGTCCTCCGTTCCTTCCAAG GTGGTGTTTGGACAAAGCAACCTTCAGAGTCTTTCTTGGAAAAGCCTGCTGTGGCTTCTGTGTCTAATGTTGCACTGAAGGTAAAACCAATTTCTGGAGTTTTAATGGTAGCTCAGGGCTGGAAGAGGTCATTCCTGCCATATCTAAAAGCCTCAGAGACAAATTCGGCTCTGACATCTGAAG TTACTTCAGACAGGAGTTCACAAGAACCATTGGAGGAAAGTGTGCAGAATTCAACTTTTCCTAATGGGTTTGAG GCATTGATATTGGAAGTCTGTGACGAAACCAATATTGCAGAGTTTAAAATAAAG ATTGGTGACTTCGAAATGCATCTGAAAAGGGACATAGAAAGCCCCAGAGCTCCTAGTCCCAGTACTCATATTGTGTCACCTACAACAGCACCGCCAATTCCAAGTGAGCCAATGAATGAGTCAGGAGCTGCTGCCCAACCAGCTGTATCACGGAAATCCCCTCCTGCAGCTACCAGTCCATTTGCAAATATTTCTTCTGCAAAG GTTGGTACATTCCAAAGGGGAGGAACGTTTAAAGGAAAAAAGCAACCTCCAAGTTGTAAAGAG ggtGACATAATTAAAGAAGGGCAAATCATTGGCTTCTTGGATCAGTTTGGCAATGAACTGCCTGTTAAA TCAGATGTAGCTGGGGAGGTCTTAAAGGTCCTCTACCAGGATGGAG AGGCAGTTGGCTACGGAGATCCTCTCGTGGCTGTCTTGCCTGCCTTCCATGGGATCGAGTGA